A single window of Paraburkholderia youngii DNA harbors:
- a CDS encoding PRTRC system protein D — MKTSVFAVDVGYGNTKYAHRAASGSIATGMFPSLAPLAASRALSGYGDSVLASRRVVTIVIDQIEYEVVPDVSLTAAYGNTGRALSNDFVLSDNYAALLAGAVHFAGVTHIERLVLGLPVHNMKKYSSALRDRFTGAFDFGAGRVTVDKVVVIPQPLGSLVAASANRQSEFGRDSAHLVIDVGYFTTDWVYANGFTMDDKRSDGIPGGASQIYQRIAALISRDQDEQVEDIERIDKALRERKPFFFYGNDIDLDPYLEQSQPVIAGVVKEMQNNVGQLTNVRSIILSGGGGALYAPAIRKAFPRVTLEVIESPCMANAKGFLIVGEAGLTRERAPAKA; from the coding sequence TTGAAAACTTCCGTCTTCGCAGTCGATGTCGGCTACGGCAACACCAAGTATGCACATCGCGCAGCCAGCGGCAGCATCGCCACCGGTATGTTTCCGTCGCTCGCCCCGCTTGCAGCGAGCCGTGCACTGTCCGGCTACGGCGACAGCGTGCTCGCGTCACGCAGGGTCGTGACCATCGTCATCGACCAGATCGAGTATGAGGTCGTTCCCGATGTATCGCTGACTGCCGCTTACGGCAATACCGGCCGCGCCCTCTCGAATGACTTCGTCCTCTCCGACAACTACGCAGCCCTACTCGCCGGCGCGGTTCATTTCGCCGGCGTGACACATATCGAACGTCTGGTGCTCGGCTTGCCCGTCCACAACATGAAGAAGTATTCGAGCGCCTTGCGTGACCGCTTCACAGGCGCCTTCGATTTCGGTGCAGGACGCGTCACCGTAGACAAGGTGGTAGTCATCCCCCAGCCGCTTGGCTCGCTCGTCGCTGCGTCGGCCAACCGCCAGAGCGAGTTCGGTCGGGACAGCGCGCATCTTGTCATCGACGTTGGCTATTTCACGACCGACTGGGTTTATGCGAATGGCTTCACGATGGACGACAAGCGAAGCGACGGCATCCCGGGCGGTGCATCGCAGATCTATCAACGGATCGCGGCACTCATATCGCGCGACCAGGACGAACAGGTCGAGGATATCGAACGCATTGACAAGGCGTTGCGCGAGCGCAAGCCATTCTTTTTCTATGGCAACGACATCGACCTTGACCCATACCTGGAACAGTCACAACCCGTCATCGCGGGTGTCGTGAAGGAAATGCAGAACAACGTCGGGCAACTCACAAATGTGCGATCGATCATCCTGTCGGGGGGCGGCGGAGCCCTGTATGCGCCCGCCATCCGGAAGGCATTCCCGCGCGTCACGCTGGAAGTCATCGAGTCACCCTGCATGGCGAACGCAAAGGGCTTTCTGATCGTCGGCGAAGCTGGCCTCACGCGCGAGCGTGCTCCTGCTAAAGCATGA
- a CDS encoding type 4 pilus major pilin → MNKDPIQNQTQEQRKAAILRMGRRRKQSGELSIIEGAAVMAGAALLALIVYEGRSFVMDRIHAHQFKSESQLFRSGIQDATASDTDFSAESLLTLAQNHAFDSAGSRVNKTSGTLTGIFGGSVTAAVATISTTDDAMVLTYPVPATVCSLAVGAVAGAYTKVTVNGTTVSDPNTTFNQSTAGTACSSSGATASIAMYATHNN, encoded by the coding sequence ATGAACAAGGACCCGATCCAGAATCAGACCCAGGAACAACGCAAGGCAGCGATCCTGCGCATGGGACGCCGGCGCAAACAGTCCGGTGAGCTGTCGATCATCGAAGGCGCAGCCGTCATGGCGGGTGCCGCGCTGCTTGCACTCATCGTCTATGAGGGCCGCAGCTTCGTGATGGATCGTATTCACGCGCACCAGTTCAAGAGCGAGTCGCAACTTTTCCGCAGTGGCATCCAGGACGCGACGGCGAGCGACACGGATTTTTCGGCTGAATCGCTACTCACGCTTGCGCAGAATCACGCGTTCGATTCGGCCGGTAGCCGGGTGAACAAGACGTCCGGCACGCTGACCGGTATCTTCGGTGGCTCGGTGACAGCAGCGGTCGCGACCATTTCCACGACCGACGATGCGATGGTGCTGACCTATCCGGTTCCGGCAACGGTCTGTTCGCTCGCGGTCGGCGCTGTGGCGGGCGCCTATACAAAGGTGACCGTCAATGGGACGACCGTCTCCGATCCGAATACGACCTTTAACCAGTCGACTGCGGGGACGGCGTGCAGCTCGAGCGGTGCGACGGCGAGCATCGCGATGTACGCGACGCACAACAACTAA
- a CDS encoding single-stranded DNA-binding protein produces the protein MASVNKVILVGNLGADPEVRYLPSGDAVANIRLATTDRYKDKASGEMKEATEWHRVSFFGRLAEIVSEHLKKGSSVYLEGRIRTRKWQAQDGTDRYSTEIVAEQMQMLGGRSNGDSGGDFEQRGGSRASRPAPASRSSESRAPDNIGTRAQPPQPSHGGGGAPRGGGFDEPEDDIPFRPAYPRAAWSAI, from the coding sequence ATGGCATCAGTCAATAAGGTAATTCTCGTCGGCAACCTCGGCGCAGACCCTGAAGTTCGCTATCTTCCAAGCGGCGACGCAGTGGCCAACATCCGTCTTGCGACGACCGATCGCTATAAGGACAAGGCCTCAGGCGAGATGAAGGAAGCGACCGAGTGGCACCGGGTCTCGTTCTTCGGGCGTCTCGCCGAAATCGTGTCCGAGCATCTGAAGAAGGGCTCGTCGGTGTACCTCGAAGGGCGCATCCGCACGCGCAAGTGGCAGGCGCAGGACGGCACTGATCGTTACTCGACCGAAATCGTCGCGGAACAGATGCAGATGCTCGGCGGCCGCAGTAATGGCGACAGCGGCGGTGACTTCGAACAGCGTGGTGGCTCGCGTGCCAGCCGGCCCGCGCCGGCCTCGCGTTCCAGTGAATCGCGTGCGCCGGACAATATTGGCACCCGCGCGCAACCTCCGCAGCCGTCTCATGGCGGTGGCGGTGCTCCGCGTGGCGGCGGCTTCGATGAACCCGAGGATGATATTCCATTCCGCCCGGCGTACCCGCGCGCGGCATGGTCCGCAATCTGA
- a CDS encoding CAP domain-containing protein: MKKNISALTAVSFATALALSACGGGGGGSSGSSGGTSSNNGSSSTPPASTATSANVTTPQYTADSAQLAVFNTINQQRQQCGFPSLVENTQLDQAAQAHASYMGQNGGTITDTEVASNPGFTGATYADRAAHVGFPGSQVYIGGESAGYYTNATLTEAAYGQAIAYAWMGGVYHIAIASWPVTEIGLGWNETTFNGFPEIQASNSIANMQPLAGNLPLTFPCQGTTGVAYKTIGETPTPPNTSGAYGTPVSVVGNAADTIVLTSGTYTDSSGNVINLQLLNSSIDTNNELPAFEAVAYPVAPLNANTTYTVSLTGTRNGTAFSRSFTFTTGNVIG, from the coding sequence ATGAAGAAGAACATTTCAGCTTTGACCGCCGTTTCGTTTGCAACCGCCCTCGCCCTTTCGGCATGCGGCGGCGGCGGTGGTGGCAGCAGCGGTAGTAGCGGCGGCACCAGCAGCAACAACGGGAGCAGCAGCACCCCGCCAGCGTCCACGGCCACCAGCGCCAACGTAACGACGCCGCAGTACACCGCTGATAGCGCGCAACTCGCTGTTTTCAACACGATTAACCAGCAACGTCAGCAGTGCGGGTTCCCGTCTCTCGTTGAAAACACCCAACTGGATCAAGCCGCGCAAGCTCACGCCTCCTATATGGGTCAGAATGGCGGCACCATCACCGATACCGAGGTAGCCAGCAATCCTGGATTTACCGGCGCCACGTATGCTGATCGCGCGGCTCACGTCGGATTTCCCGGATCGCAGGTCTATATCGGAGGTGAAAGCGCGGGTTATTACACGAACGCCACGCTGACCGAAGCGGCGTACGGACAAGCGATCGCCTATGCATGGATGGGCGGCGTCTACCACATCGCTATCGCCTCCTGGCCGGTTACGGAAATCGGCTTGGGCTGGAATGAAACGACGTTCAACGGGTTCCCTGAAATCCAGGCGTCGAATTCGATTGCGAACATGCAGCCCCTCGCTGGCAATTTGCCCCTGACGTTCCCGTGTCAGGGCACCACTGGCGTCGCGTATAAGACGATTGGCGAAACCCCAACGCCGCCGAATACCTCGGGTGCCTACGGGACGCCAGTATCCGTAGTAGGTAACGCGGCCGATACCATCGTTCTGACGTCGGGCACCTATACCGACTCGTCGGGTAACGTAATCAATCTGCAACTTTTGAATTCGTCAATCGATACGAACAACGAATTGCCAGCGTTCGAGGCTGTCGCGTACCCGGTCGCCCCGTTGAATGCGAATACCACCTATACCGTGTCGCTCACCGGCACGCGTAACGGTACGGCATTTTCGCGGAGCTTCACGTTCACGACCGGCAACGTGATCGGCTGA
- a CDS encoding phage integrase N-terminal domain-containing protein encodes MAAILNVRAVVNKYRFAPEFRAALLALFDTHVTQIHSTTRISHKALSVKTQERRATALCKSFRELRDHGYALQTPWSLKHKHVEFLVKHWVADGQSGGTIENKLTYLRAIAQWMGKPKLVRTLADYVDRREHGLVRSYVATEDKSWEAHGIDAAAKIEEIALTCPYTAVQLKLQAAFGVRVEESFMLRPVEAVRDPQMLAVVRGTKGGLPREVPIEAKIAILEEAASLSNGVTGSTVPADRTLRQWRDWYYYVLEKHGVTKAGLGITSHGLRHGYLQSLYERTAGTPAPIKRAGERPDPQVHREAMRRVVQAAGHSRVTKANAYLSTFAKQERLQRKLPTVEEVHEALRIAEGNKSHAATALGISCQALYRILGAAAGNEPEIDMP; translated from the coding sequence ATGGCCGCCATTCTCAACGTGCGTGCAGTGGTGAACAAATACCGATTCGCTCCCGAGTTCAGGGCTGCGCTGCTCGCTCTGTTCGATACGCACGTCACGCAGATCCACAGCACCACCCGGATCAGTCACAAGGCGCTGTCTGTCAAAACGCAGGAACGGCGGGCGACTGCACTGTGCAAGTCGTTCCGTGAATTGCGGGATCACGGCTATGCGTTGCAGACGCCGTGGTCTCTCAAACACAAGCACGTCGAATTTCTTGTCAAACACTGGGTCGCGGATGGCCAGAGCGGGGGGACGATCGAGAACAAGCTGACGTACCTGCGGGCGATCGCACAATGGATGGGCAAGCCGAAACTGGTGCGAACGCTGGCCGACTATGTTGACCGGCGTGAGCATGGTCTTGTGCGCAGCTATGTGGCGACAGAGGACAAGTCATGGGAGGCGCACGGCATTGACGCTGCAGCCAAGATCGAAGAGATCGCGCTGACGTGTCCTTACACGGCGGTACAACTGAAACTGCAGGCGGCGTTCGGTGTGCGCGTCGAGGAGAGTTTCATGTTGCGGCCGGTTGAGGCCGTGCGCGATCCCCAGATGCTCGCCGTCGTACGCGGCACGAAGGGCGGTTTGCCGCGCGAGGTGCCGATCGAGGCGAAGATAGCGATTCTTGAAGAAGCGGCGAGCCTGAGCAACGGCGTGACGGGCTCGACGGTGCCGGCTGATCGTACGCTGAGGCAATGGCGTGACTGGTATTACTACGTGCTGGAAAAGCACGGCGTGACGAAGGCAGGTCTGGGTATCACGAGTCACGGCCTGCGCCACGGCTACCTGCAATCGCTGTATGAACGGACCGCAGGAACACCGGCGCCAATCAAGCGGGCCGGTGAGCGTCCAGATCCGCAGGTGCACCGGGAGGCGATGCGCCGCGTCGTTCAGGCGGCAGGACACAGCCGTGTGACCAAGGCGAATGCTTACCTGTCGACGTTTGCGAAACAGGAGCGGCTACAAAGGAAGTTGCCGACGGTCGAGGAGGTTCACGAGGCGCTCAGGATTGCCGAAGGCAACAAGAGCCATGCCGCCACGGCCCTTGGTATCTCGTGTCAGGCGCTCTACCGGATACTCGGGGCCGCAGCGGGGAATGAACCGGAAATTGACATGCCATAG
- a CDS encoding type II secretion system protein, with protein sequence MIRGLIHTLFMALPQKERLRIARLRFQKVRETFYRETRLDVAAKGLRNRETLLERLTTLEKRHRSRRWLTWPVFNAVAKRMVAGDDFATALKPFIPSQEHALLDIAGTSTREDAAVRGLELAEMAAHAEGVLASTTSLEMAYPAFLIVYLYMFCMLFGGEIFPAVADTKPVDQWLPVGQTLYAIDTFCYEYWWLSAAIAAGLVSLYFWTLKRWTGHFRNRVDALPLMWRNRRDLRAALLIVSLAGLFDSNLVLRAALDRLAKTADPWLRWHIDRMSRRLTQRPDEPMRALDTGIFSEVVIDTIADAAGRDQFVQAIKNLGRTSLDRVVATVRRNARITHYVLLGFAVTLFFVLGIGSYAATGAASFDSSPTTSAVSN encoded by the coding sequence GTGATCCGGGGACTGATTCATACACTCTTCATGGCGCTGCCGCAGAAGGAGCGGCTGCGCATCGCCAGATTGCGCTTCCAGAAGGTGCGCGAGACCTTCTATCGCGAGACACGTCTGGACGTGGCGGCCAAGGGGCTGCGCAATCGCGAGACGCTGCTCGAGCGGCTGACGACCCTCGAAAAGCGTCATCGCTCGCGCAGGTGGCTCACGTGGCCGGTGTTCAATGCGGTTGCGAAGCGCATGGTCGCTGGTGACGACTTTGCCACCGCACTCAAGCCGTTCATTCCGAGCCAGGAACACGCACTCCTCGATATCGCCGGTACGTCGACGCGCGAAGACGCCGCGGTGCGCGGGCTGGAGCTCGCGGAAATGGCTGCGCACGCGGAGGGTGTGCTCGCGTCGACAACGTCGCTGGAAATGGCCTACCCCGCGTTCCTGATCGTCTATCTCTACATGTTCTGCATGCTGTTCGGCGGGGAAATCTTCCCGGCTGTCGCAGACACGAAGCCGGTCGATCAATGGCTGCCGGTAGGGCAGACGCTCTATGCGATCGACACATTCTGCTACGAGTACTGGTGGCTGAGCGCTGCGATCGCCGCGGGTCTGGTGTCGTTGTATTTCTGGACGCTCAAACGCTGGACCGGACACTTCCGCAACCGCGTAGATGCATTGCCGCTGATGTGGCGCAACCGGCGCGACCTGCGTGCTGCGCTGCTCATCGTGTCGCTTGCCGGTCTCTTCGATTCAAATCTCGTCCTGCGCGCTGCGCTCGACCGGCTTGCCAAGACCGCCGACCCGTGGCTCCGGTGGCACATCGACCGCATGAGCCGGCGGCTCACGCAACGCCCCGATGAACCGATGCGGGCGCTCGATACCGGCATCTTCTCCGAGGTGGTGATCGACACGATCGCCGACGCGGCGGGGCGCGACCAGTTCGTGCAAGCCATCAAGAATCTGGGCCGAACATCGCTGGACCGCGTCGTCGCCACCGTGCGCCGCAATGCACGTATCACGCATTACGTGCTGCTCGGCTTCGCCGTCACGCTGTTTTTTGTGCTGGGCATCGGATCGTACGCGGCGACCGGCGCGGCGAGCTTCGATTCTTCCCCGACTACATCCGCTGTATCAAATTGA
- a CDS encoding nuclease-related domain-containing protein produces the protein MLTTILVVSGCVFAWRTLTRQRKPDSTTAPATRNQKSGDEGEALVQAELRSALQWLCGENFYLHPGALLLNHAPGTEFPTAELDHLAITPFGIFVIETKNWAGSILPGPDAQTVVRIGADGQRETRRSPLRQNRSKVGFLRGVLPGIWPVEGLGVFASDRCEISAALPANLIRRADLHQWLRARQARHDARGDLPVNVHHAWRAIRAVAVTGDAAIHAHRIHVMQSA, from the coding sequence ATGCTGACGACCATCCTTGTCGTGTCCGGTTGCGTATTCGCCTGGCGGACACTCACCCGCCAACGCAAGCCGGACTCCACCACCGCACCCGCCACGCGCAACCAGAAAAGCGGCGACGAAGGCGAGGCGCTCGTGCAGGCGGAACTTCGCTCCGCGCTGCAATGGCTGTGCGGCGAAAACTTCTACCTCCACCCGGGCGCCCTGCTGCTGAACCACGCGCCGGGGACCGAGTTTCCGACGGCAGAACTGGATCATCTTGCGATCACGCCCTTCGGCATCTTCGTCATTGAAACCAAGAACTGGGCGGGCAGCATCCTGCCCGGCCCTGACGCGCAAACCGTTGTGCGCATCGGCGCCGACGGCCAACGCGAAACACGCCGCTCGCCGCTTCGCCAGAACCGGTCCAAGGTGGGTTTCCTGCGGGGTGTGTTGCCCGGCATCTGGCCGGTTGAAGGTCTGGGTGTGTTCGCGAGTGACCGCTGCGAAATTTCGGCCGCCCTTCCCGCCAATCTGATTCGTCGCGCCGACCTGCATCAATGGCTGCGAGCCCGCCAGGCACGCCACGACGCGAGGGGCGATCTCCCGGTGAACGTGCACCACGCCTGGCGCGCAATTCGGGCGGTGGCTGTCACCGGTGACGCGGCGATTCATGCTCATCGCATACACGTCATGCAATCGGCATGA
- a CDS encoding MFS transporter, whose product MASLPVNGTKLSSGSPIVGEAERINARIDRLPATRSIWMLVFVLAVGGWFEFYDLFLTAYVGPGLVKSGLYSTTTASFFGFSGLGAFVAASFAGLFIGTFCLSRLADRFGRKTTFTVSLLWYSVATFVMAWQDSASAINLWRLIAGIGVGVELVTIDTYVSELVPMHLRGRAFAFVHLVQYAAVPAVALFAWWLVPRTPWGIDGWRWVVVIGSLGAIVVWAIRRRVPESPRWLAQQGRLEEAESVTHALEAKVMEQYGKALPTPVERVERAVTVGKARFGEIWQPPYRRRAITMLVFNLFQAIGFYGFASWVPTLLVSKGVTVTHSLMYSFVIAASNPFGPLIAMTFADRIERKTLIVLSALGIAVFGTLFATQSSPAILMMLGVLITLCGTLLSVGYHAYQTELFPTRIRATAVGFVYSMSRLSAMFSGFMIAFALRHFGVEGVFGLIGGAMVVVIGAIGFFGPRTNNRTLDDISH is encoded by the coding sequence ATGGCCAGTCTTCCCGTTAATGGGACAAAGCTCTCGTCCGGTTCACCTATCGTTGGAGAGGCAGAGCGAATCAACGCGCGTATCGACCGCTTGCCCGCGACGCGCTCGATATGGATGCTGGTCTTCGTTCTGGCTGTCGGCGGCTGGTTTGAGTTCTACGATCTATTCTTGACCGCGTATGTCGGACCGGGCCTCGTCAAGAGCGGCCTGTATTCGACGACGACGGCGTCGTTCTTCGGCTTCTCGGGGCTTGGCGCGTTCGTCGCGGCATCGTTCGCGGGTCTTTTCATCGGCACGTTCTGTTTGTCACGCCTTGCCGACCGCTTCGGACGCAAGACGACCTTCACCGTCTCGCTGCTTTGGTATTCGGTAGCGACCTTTGTGATGGCTTGGCAAGACAGCGCGTCCGCAATCAATCTGTGGCGTCTGATCGCGGGCATCGGCGTGGGCGTTGAGTTGGTGACGATTGATACATACGTCAGCGAACTCGTGCCGATGCATCTGCGCGGCCGCGCTTTCGCGTTCGTGCATCTTGTGCAGTACGCCGCCGTGCCTGCCGTCGCACTGTTCGCATGGTGGCTCGTGCCGCGCACACCGTGGGGCATCGACGGATGGCGCTGGGTGGTAGTCATCGGCTCGCTGGGCGCGATTGTCGTGTGGGCGATCCGCCGCCGCGTGCCTGAGAGCCCGCGCTGGCTCGCGCAGCAAGGCCGTCTCGAAGAAGCGGAAAGTGTGACGCACGCGCTCGAGGCAAAGGTGATGGAGCAATACGGGAAAGCGCTGCCCACGCCAGTGGAACGCGTCGAGCGCGCGGTCACCGTCGGCAAGGCGCGTTTCGGGGAGATCTGGCAGCCCCCGTATCGCCGCCGCGCCATCACAATGCTTGTCTTCAACCTTTTCCAGGCGATCGGCTTCTACGGCTTCGCGTCGTGGGTACCCACGCTGCTCGTCTCCAAAGGCGTGACCGTCACGCATAGCCTGATGTATTCGTTCGTCATCGCGGCGTCGAATCCGTTCGGACCTTTGATCGCCATGACATTCGCCGATCGTATTGAACGAAAGACGCTGATCGTGCTTTCCGCGCTCGGCATAGCCGTGTTCGGCACCCTGTTCGCAACACAATCGTCGCCTGCGATTCTGATGATGCTAGGGGTGCTCATCACCCTGTGCGGCACGCTGCTCTCGGTTGGCTATCACGCTTATCAGACCGAGCTTTTCCCAACACGCATCCGTGCCACGGCGGTCGGCTTCGTCTATTCGATGTCGCGCCTCTCCGCAATGTTTTCTGGGTTCATGATCGCCTTCGCGTTGCGGCACTTTGGTGTTGAGGGCGTATTCGGGTTGATAGGCGGTGCGATGGTGGTGGTCATTGGCGCGATCGGCTTCTTCGGTCCGCGCACGAATAATCGCACGCTCGACGACATCTCTCATTGA
- a CDS encoding FlhC family transcriptional regulator has translation MENKDNYRAVERLYVPDWLNEVIQVTNFNLVDHLKLMLRHDSRFSEVLNISREEIDQLKLNQASLRNLLRTPFLMVEPTLQTVEDWRCFVDQTPTTVAVDILRRKTPPLDHLSLYAVNHQNVAFLNLVTQVLNMSVLCAPLLGITTELANYLRSVPQYKLNLALGGMQGLPLFRWRFNSPTFWYEFAASSLTDEMIAHLIMRTSPARAGELPIRADWSGLRLGRATNEIFAAAMMAHGLRASTASTLFQLNQHQMRTLYQKIHGRSSPCGNVATSLPWFVESPFHRLHATTYMWLYRSAIAMDANAPEALIATNDIYARLFESRLISADRGWNLTRSMAADTRLTVAPCRSCTTHYVVSNNDTKIEVHNRFACPACLQQLNAKKPRRKTRDA, from the coding sequence ATGGAAAACAAAGATAACTACCGCGCGGTCGAGCGGCTCTACGTTCCGGACTGGCTCAACGAAGTCATTCAGGTGACGAACTTCAACCTGGTCGACCACCTGAAGCTGATGTTGCGGCACGACAGCCGCTTCAGCGAGGTGCTGAACATTTCCCGCGAGGAGATCGACCAGCTCAAGCTGAATCAGGCCTCATTGCGCAACCTGCTGCGCACGCCTTTCCTGATGGTCGAGCCCACGCTGCAAACCGTCGAGGACTGGCGCTGTTTTGTCGACCAGACGCCGACGACCGTGGCCGTCGACATCCTGCGTCGCAAGACTCCGCCGCTCGATCACCTGTCCCTGTATGCCGTCAACCATCAGAACGTCGCCTTTCTGAATCTGGTCACGCAGGTGCTGAACATGAGCGTGCTGTGTGCGCCCCTGCTCGGAATCACGACGGAACTGGCGAACTATCTACGGTCGGTGCCGCAGTACAAGCTCAATCTCGCATTGGGTGGCATGCAAGGCCTGCCGCTGTTCCGCTGGCGCTTTAACAGTCCCACCTTCTGGTACGAGTTTGCCGCAAGCAGCCTGACCGATGAAATGATTGCGCATCTGATCATGCGCACGTCGCCGGCGCGCGCGGGCGAGCTGCCAATCCGGGCCGACTGGAGCGGGTTGCGACTCGGACGCGCGACCAATGAAATTTTCGCGGCCGCCATGATGGCGCATGGCCTGCGCGCCTCGACCGCCTCCACGCTCTTCCAGTTGAACCAGCACCAGATGCGAACGCTTTATCAGAAGATCCATGGCAGAAGCTCCCCGTGCGGGAACGTCGCCACGTCGCTGCCCTGGTTCGTCGAGAGCCCGTTTCACCGCCTGCACGCGACAACCTATATGTGGCTGTACCGGTCGGCGATCGCGATGGACGCCAACGCACCCGAGGCGCTGATTGCGACGAACGATATCTATGCGCGCCTGTTCGAAAGCCGGCTCATCTCTGCCGATCGCGGCTGGAATCTGACCCGTTCGATGGCTGCCGACACCCGACTGACCGTCGCGCCCTGCCGTTCCTGTACCACGCACTATGTGGTCTCGAACAACGACACGAAGATCGAGGTGCATAACCGCTTCGCATGTCCTGCGTGCCTGCAGCAGCTCAATGCGAAGAAGCCGCGGAGGAAGACACGTGACGCCTGA
- a CDS encoding primase-helicase zinc-binding domain-containing protein — protein sequence MSLNGRELTPEQYTWLQRKLKEFTRSPEQWISLLVSYGVPADRLTGKACACPVCGGDDRFTYDNRRGRGDWVCRHCNNGDVMAGDGLQLITRVNRMGLYRLMREIDGGSAPRAIRLAGTAEPPRPKRKASPEFTARRLSSMWDAAKPLSAGDLVMRYLGARVPGLCVAPSPALRLGMLEYRHEKKVLGSWPGILARFELPDGRLGTLHRTFLERSTPAKALIVSAEGEILDPKLNDMTLNPLAGGAVRLMEPVNGEIGVAEGLETACAAHMLFDVPTWYCLNIGLLRQFVVPEGLGIRVVHIFVDFDAVDPKTGKSVGVAGGVELAKRLRAEGFTAIVHRPRVRGTDFADEWVAQCANAVPSMENCRGGVKAAQLAALA from the coding sequence ATGAGTTTGAATGGAAGGGAACTCACGCCCGAGCAGTACACGTGGCTACAGCGCAAGCTGAAGGAGTTCACGCGCTCCCCGGAGCAATGGATCTCGCTCCTCGTGAGCTATGGCGTGCCTGCTGACAGATTGACTGGCAAGGCGTGTGCGTGTCCCGTTTGCGGCGGCGACGATCGCTTCACCTACGATAACAGGCGTGGGCGAGGCGACTGGGTATGCCGCCATTGCAACAATGGCGATGTGATGGCGGGCGACGGCCTTCAGCTGATCACACGTGTCAACCGGATGGGGCTGTACCGGCTGATGCGCGAGATCGACGGTGGTTCTGCGCCCCGGGCGATCCGTCTGGCTGGCACTGCTGAACCGCCAAGGCCGAAGCGTAAGGCAAGCCCGGAGTTCACCGCCAGGCGTCTGAGCTCGATGTGGGATGCTGCAAAACCACTGTCGGCGGGCGACCTTGTGATGCGCTACCTGGGCGCCCGCGTGCCCGGCCTGTGTGTCGCACCGTCGCCGGCGCTGCGGCTCGGCATGCTCGAGTACCGGCACGAGAAGAAGGTACTTGGCAGCTGGCCAGGCATTCTCGCGCGGTTCGAATTGCCCGATGGACGTCTGGGTACGCTGCACCGGACGTTTCTGGAGCGATCGACGCCCGCCAAGGCGCTGATCGTGTCGGCCGAGGGCGAAATCCTTGACCCGAAACTCAACGACATGACGCTCAATCCGCTTGCGGGCGGAGCAGTGCGTCTGATGGAGCCAGTCAATGGCGAAATCGGTGTCGCCGAGGGGCTCGAGACGGCCTGTGCTGCGCATATGCTCTTCGATGTGCCAACGTGGTACTGCCTGAACATCGGTCTGCTGCGTCAGTTCGTTGTGCCGGAAGGCCTGGGTATTCGCGTCGTGCACATCTTCGTTGATTTCGATGCGGTCGATCCAAAGACCGGCAAGTCCGTCGGCGTCGCAGGTGGCGTCGAGCTCGCGAAGCGTCTGAGAGCCGAAGGGTTCACGGCCATTGTTCACCGGCCGCGTGTACGCGGAACCGACTTCGCTGACGAGTGGGTTGCACAGTGCGCGAATGCGGTGCCGTCGATGGAGAACTGTCGCGGCGGTGTGAAGGCTGCTCAACTCGCAGCGCTCGCCTGA